TAAACCGTTCATTGAGAGTGAAAAAGGTCTCAAGAAAGTATCAAATAGTGAGGTCTGTTTTTTTGAACCCAGTCGTTTGTTGCAGAGGATAGTCCAGCCAAACGTCGTTATTGTGGCTACTGTTGGATATGAAAAAGTGCGTTATGAGTCGTGATTTCCAATTGTCAGAGAAAGAATGTACCATGCACGCGCTGATTTAGAGGCAATTTAGTACATCAACCTCCCTGAATCCAACGTGGCTGGGACAGTGAATATAGGTAAACATAATGAAAATATTTATTATGCGTCATGGGGAAGCAGAAGCGTTGGCTGAAAGCGATGCTCAACGTGCTCTCACAGAACGTGGCCAGAACGATTCTATTATCGTTGCCAAAGCATGCGCGAGCCAATATGGTCCAATGGATTTCGATAAAGTCTTAGTCAGCCCATATCTTCGTGCTCAAGAAACATGGCAAGCCATAGCACCTTACGTTTCTGGTCATTGTGTTGATGTATGTGATGACATTACACCGTATGGTCAAGCTGATGATGTATTTGATTATATTCTTGCTATCTCAGAGCATGAATCATTAGAAAACGTGTTACTGGTTTCTCACTTACCTCTTGTTGGCTATCTTGTTTCTGAATTTGTTAAAGATATTCCAGCACCGATGTTTACCACATCGAGTTTGTACTGTGTTGAGTACGATCCGAAGAAACGTAAAGGCGAGGTGTTGTGGTCTGTGAGGCCATAACAACAGACTTTTGACGTTGTTAAATGATTGAAAAGCTTCCTTAAGGAAGCTTTTTTACTATGTAACGTCGGAATAACCAGTAGCTCACTGTTGGTATAAAACCTGACGAAAAATTGACATATTAGTGTGGACTGAAAATTGCATGTTCGGTCCTGCTATACATTATTTTCCTGTATACAACATCTCTACTGCTCAAGATTTATTACTCGGTGTTCAATAAAGCCTATGAAGTTTAATCTGCCATTTGCGGACAAGTTACCTCCTATACCAAAACGGGCAATGCCTGCGATCGGCGCTCCAATTATGGTTTTGGCAACCTTGGCCATGGTCGTTTTGCCCATGCCTGCCTTTTTGTTGGACTTGTGCTTCACCTTCAATATCGCACTGTCTTTGGTTGTGCTTTTAGTGACGGTTTATACCCGTAGACCACTTGAATTTGCTGCGTTTCCAACAGTTCTTCTTATTGCAACCTTGTTGCGCTTAGCCCTAAACGTCGCGTCTACCCGGGTCGTATTATTGAAAGGTCATGAAGGTGGTGATGCCGCTGGTAATGTGATTGCTGCGTTCGGTAACGTCGTTATTGGTGGTAACTACGCGGTTGGTTTAGTTGTGTTCCTCATTTTGATGATCATCAACTTTGTGGTTGTGACCAAAGGTGCAGGACGTATTTCTGAAGTAAGTGCACGTTTTACTTTGGATGCGTTACCCGGTAAACAGATGGCGATCGACGCTGACTTAAATGCGGGACTTATCGATCAAGAGCAAGCGCGCACACGCCGAAATGAAGTGACCAAAGAAGCGGATTTTTACGGCTCAATGGACGGTGCGTCAAAATTCGTTAAAGGGGATGCGATCGCAGGTATATTAATCCTGTTTATCAACATCATTGGTGGCTTGACCATTGGGATGATTCAGTACGATCTTAATTTTGGCGATGCCATTCAGATTTATACTCTGCTAACGATTGGTGACGGCTTAGTGGCGCAAATTCCGTCGTTACTACTGTCTATCGGTGCAGCCATTATGGTGACGCGTCAAAATACCGATGAAGACATGGGGCAGCAAGTTGTCTTCCAACTGTTTGATAATCCGAAAGCATTAGCGATTACCGCAAGTATTTTAGGTGTGATGGGTATCGTTCCAGGCATGCCACATTTTGCCTTTTTACTGCTTGCTATTTTGGCTGGTGGTGCTGCTTATCTTATGCATCGTAAGCAATTAGAAGCGAAAGAAAACACCGACAAGTTACCCGCGACAAGTGATCAAGATGCCCCAACGCATAAAGAGCTTTCTTGGGATGATGTTCAACCTGTCGACATGATTGGCCTAGAAGTTGGCTATCGCCTTATTCCCTTGGTTGATAAAGACCAAGGTGGGGAATTACTTGAACGGGTAAAAGGGGTACGGAAAAAACTCTCACAAGATTTTGGCTTTTTGGTTCCTCCAGTGCATATTCGAGATAACCTAGAGCTGACTCCAAACAGTTATCGAATCACTCTTATGGGGGTGGCTGTTGGTGAAGCAGAAATTCGCCCGGAACAAGAGCTCGCGATCAACCCTGGCCAAGTTTACGGCATGATTGATGGTGAACAGACTTACGATCCAGCTTTTGGCTTAGAAGCCGTCTGGATTAGGGAAGAACAGCGTGAACATGCTCAAGCACTGGGCTATACCGTCGTCGATTCTTCAACTGTTCTTGCGACCCATCTAAGCCAATTACTAACGAACAATGCTTCACAATTGCTAGGGCATGAAGAGGTTCAGAACCTGTTGGAAATGTTGGGCCGTTCGGCACCAAAACTCGTCGAAGGATTTGTGCCTGATCAACTGGCATTAGGTGTTGTTGTGAAGGTGCTACAAAACTTACTGAACGAAGCGATTCCAATTCGAGACATTCGTACCATTATCCAAACTTTGGCGGAGTATGCGAGTAAGAGTCAAGAACCTGACATATTAACAGCAGCGGTTCGAATCTCGCTACGACGTTTAATCGTACAAGAAATCAATGGAATAGAGCCTGAACTGCCGGTTATCACCTTGATACCTGAGCTGGAACAAATATTGCATCAAACCATGCAGGCGGCTGGCGGAGAGTCTGCTGGCATTGAGCCTGGATTAGCTGAACGATTGCAAGCTTCGCTAAGCCAAGCAACCCAAGAGCAAGAGTTGAAAGGCGAGCCCGCCGTGTTACTCACCTCTGGGGTATTGCGTTCAACGTTAGCGAAATTCGTTAAAAATACGATTCCTAACTTACGGGTTCTTTCTTATCAGGAAATTCCCGATGAAAAACAAATTCGCATAGTGCAGGCCGTCGGTAACTAAACGGCGCACCCTAGATACGGATAGCTGCTTTGAAGATAAAACGATTTTTTGCCAGAGACATGAAAACAGCATTGCTCCAAGTGAAAGAAGAACTTGGTGCTGACGCTGTGATCATGTCCAATAAAAAAGTCGCTGGTGGCGTGGAAATTGTGGCTGCGGTCGATGGAGATACGGCGATGCCAAATCGTTCGTCTTCCACCAGCAGTTATTCCAGACCACAACCCCAGCGGGCAAATAGTACGCAAGCGTCTAAGCCTGCGTTAGCTCCCATTTCTAGATCGAGTAATCGTGAACTCGCCGAAGATCGCGTTAACCTGAAGTCTAGCGAGTCTGAAGGTCGTTCAATGACCCAGCGGTTTGCTAATATGCTCAAGCAATACAGCAATACTCAAGTTGATCATGCTAACGATCCCGACCCAGACGAAAATGCGGATTCATTAACCGCTCTTCTCAAACGTCAAAACGAGTCTTCAGGGCAGAAAGGTCAGTCTCCTTTATCTCGTATGTTAGAGGGGAATGAATTGGCGGGGCAGCGTCAAAATGGCAATTCGCAACGTTTGGACCCAACGCGTTACGAACGTTCACGTCGTGATGAAGAATCAACATTAGCAGCGGAAGAGCTAGAAAATATGCGCGAAGAGATGATTTCAATTCGTCGCTTATTAGAGCATCAAGTTTCCGGGCTCATGTGGCAAGAAGTTGAGCGGCGAGAACCGTTACGAGCGATGTTAATTCGTCGTTTAGAACGGATGGGATTATCGCTTGACTTGGCCGATCAATTAGCTTGTTACATCCCAGAGGATACGCCTCCGCCAAAAGCGTGGAAAGCGTTGCTGCGTCTGGTAGCCGACCAAATCCCAGTCTCAAAGCAAGATATTTTAAAACGTGGTGGTGTTGTTGCACTGCTTGGTCCTACAGGTGTGGGTAAAACTACATCAGTGGCTAAGCTTGCTGCACGTGCTGCCATGGAATTCGGCGCGGATAACGTCGCACTCGTGACAACCGATACCTATCGTATCGGTGCTCACGAACAATTGTCCATATACGGACGAATTATGGGGTGTCCTGTAAAAGTTGCTAAAGATTCCAAAGAGTTAGCCGATGTAATATATCAGTTGAGAAATCGTCGCCTGATTTTGGTTGATACCGCGGGTATGGGACAGCGAGATGTTCGTCTGTCCGAGCAACTTGATACCTTAATGCAAGAGAGCGGTGAAGTGATTCACAGCTACTTGGTATTACCTGCAACGGCACAGCGTAAAGTGTTGCAAGAAACAATTGAGCACTTCAGACGGATCCCATTGTCTGGGTGCATTATGACCAAGCTCGATGAGTGCTTGAGTTTAGGGGAATTTGTCAGTGTTGTGGTACAAAATGCTCTTCCTGTGGCTTATATCGCCAATGGTCAGCGTGTACCCGAAGATATCGTGATAGCCCAACCGAAATACATGGTATCTAAAGCTAACGAGTTACTGGAGAAGTCGACAGAAAACGAACCTCACTACTGGGCTAGTGACGTAGAAAAATTCTAGGCGGCGACTGATATGACGAATAAAATGATATATGACCAAGCTAGCGGGCTACGCCGCTTAACCCAGCCTTCACTTACCAAAGTTATCGCAGTAACTGGAGGTAAAGGTGGAGTGGGGAAAACTAACGTCACTTTGGGAATGGCCATTTGTATGGCTCGCCAAGGTAAAAAAGTTATGGTACTTGATGCTGACCTTGGGTTAGCCAATGTTGATGTCATGCTCGGAATTCGCCCTAAACGCAATCTCGGACACGTTCTCGCTGGTGAGTGTGAGCTAAAAGATGCCATTGTCGAAGGTCCATTTGGCGTTAGAATTATTCCTGCGACATCAGGCACTCAATCGATGACAGAGTTGTCACATGCTCAACATGTTGGTTTAATTAGAGCTTTCGGATCTCTCGAAGATGAAATGGATGTATTGTTAGTTGATACAGCCGCAGGTATTTCTGATATGGTGGTAAGCTTCTCGCGAGCTGCGCAGGACGTTGTTGTTGTGGTATGTGACGAACCTACTTCGATTACAGATGCTTACGCATTGATTAAATTACTGAGTCGGGAACATCAAGTACAGCGCTTTAAAATAGTGGCTAATATGGTCAGAAGCTATCGTGAAGGTAGAGAATTGTTCGCAAAATTGACATTAGTCACAGAGCGGTTCTTGAATGTGAGTCTTGAGCTCGTAGCATGCATACCTTTGGACGATAATGTTCGACAAGCGGTGAAAAAACAAAAAATTGTGGTCGATGCCTATCCACGTTCACCTGCTGCACTTGCAATTAGCTCATTAGCGAACAAAGCTATAACATGGCCGATCCCAAGAACGCCAAGTGGGCATCTTGAGTTCTTTGTGGAAAGATTGCTAAATCGAACTGAAATAGTAGGGGAACCTTTCGGTGAATAAAGCGCTAACTTATGACCAATATGGAAATGTGAAGAGCCAGCAGCTCTTCCTTGAAAAGTATTCCGTGCTGGTCAAGCGTATCGCTCATCATTTAATTGGACGCCTCCCCCCTAGTGTCCTTATAGAAGATTTGATTCAAGCAGGCATGATTGGCCTGCTTGAAGCACAAAAAAACTACGATGGAAGTAAAGGCGCCAGCTTTGAAACCTATGCAGGAATTCGAATTCGTGGAGCTATGCTCGATGATATTCGACGTGGTGACTGGGTGCCACGCTCGGTTCACAAAGTGAATCGAGAAATCAGCCAGGCAATTTCGATCTTGGAAGGCGAATTAAATCGAGACCCAACGGATTCCGAAGTTGCGAAGTATTTGGAAATGTCGCTAGATCAGTATCACACTGCCTTAACTGACATTAACTGTTCACGTATTGTCGGGATAGAAGATTTAGGGGTTGCTGATGACGCTATATCGCCGATCGATGATGACGAGGATAACTCTCCATTTAAGGGAGTTGCCGATGAATCATTCAGAAAAGCATTAGTTGAATCAATAAAATCGCTTCCCGAGCGTGAAGCTTTGGTACTTTCACTCTATTATGATGAAGAACTAAACTTGAAAGAAATTGGTGAAGTAATCAGTGTTAGTGAATCTCGCGTTAGCCAAATACTTAGCCAATCAATGCAGCGTCTACGAACAAAGTTGAGTTCTTGGACAGAAAAC
This DNA window, taken from Vibrio nitrifigilis, encodes the following:
- the sixA gene encoding phosphohistidine phosphatase SixA → MKIFIMRHGEAEALAESDAQRALTERGQNDSIIVAKACASQYGPMDFDKVLVSPYLRAQETWQAIAPYVSGHCVDVCDDITPYGQADDVFDYILAISEHESLENVLLVSHLPLVGYLVSEFVKDIPAPMFTTSSLYCVEYDPKKRKGEVLWSVRP
- the flhA gene encoding flagellar biosynthesis protein FlhA, with translation MKFNLPFADKLPPIPKRAMPAIGAPIMVLATLAMVVLPMPAFLLDLCFTFNIALSLVVLLVTVYTRRPLEFAAFPTVLLIATLLRLALNVASTRVVLLKGHEGGDAAGNVIAAFGNVVIGGNYAVGLVVFLILMIINFVVVTKGAGRISEVSARFTLDALPGKQMAIDADLNAGLIDQEQARTRRNEVTKEADFYGSMDGASKFVKGDAIAGILILFINIIGGLTIGMIQYDLNFGDAIQIYTLLTIGDGLVAQIPSLLLSIGAAIMVTRQNTDEDMGQQVVFQLFDNPKALAITASILGVMGIVPGMPHFAFLLLAILAGGAAYLMHRKQLEAKENTDKLPATSDQDAPTHKELSWDDVQPVDMIGLEVGYRLIPLVDKDQGGELLERVKGVRKKLSQDFGFLVPPVHIRDNLELTPNSYRITLMGVAVGEAEIRPEQELAINPGQVYGMIDGEQTYDPAFGLEAVWIREEQREHAQALGYTVVDSSTVLATHLSQLLTNNASQLLGHEEVQNLLEMLGRSAPKLVEGFVPDQLALGVVVKVLQNLLNEAIPIRDIRTIIQTLAEYASKSQEPDILTAAVRISLRRLIVQEINGIEPELPVITLIPELEQILHQTMQAAGGESAGIEPGLAERLQASLSQATQEQELKGEPAVLLTSGVLRSTLAKFVKNTIPNLRVLSYQEIPDEKQIRIVQAVGN
- a CDS encoding MinD/ParA family protein — encoded protein: MTNKMIYDQASGLRRLTQPSLTKVIAVTGGKGGVGKTNVTLGMAICMARQGKKVMVLDADLGLANVDVMLGIRPKRNLGHVLAGECELKDAIVEGPFGVRIIPATSGTQSMTELSHAQHVGLIRAFGSLEDEMDVLLVDTAAGISDMVVSFSRAAQDVVVVVCDEPTSITDAYALIKLLSREHQVQRFKIVANMVRSYREGRELFAKLTLVTERFLNVSLELVACIPLDDNVRQAVKKQKIVVDAYPRSPAALAISSLANKAITWPIPRTPSGHLEFFVERLLNRTEIVGEPFGE
- a CDS encoding RNA polymerase sigma factor FliA; translated protein: MNKALTYDQYGNVKSQQLFLEKYSVLVKRIAHHLIGRLPPSVLIEDLIQAGMIGLLEAQKNYDGSKGASFETYAGIRIRGAMLDDIRRGDWVPRSVHKVNREISQAISILEGELNRDPTDSEVAKYLEMSLDQYHTALTDINCSRIVGIEDLGVADDAISPIDDDEDNSPFKGVADESFRKALVESIKSLPEREALVLSLYYDEELNLKEIGEVISVSESRVSQILSQSMQRLRTKLSSWTEND